A part of Lacinutrix sp. 5H-3-7-4 genomic DNA contains:
- a CDS encoding universal stress protein translates to MTKKPFQTIGIGIAFSPNLKANLYEAARLALYFDCKLVIIHVGNESEDKIKTLKSILNTFKNDHLDYEVIFKTGNPVEVILRASIEKEIDLLVIGAAKKEKFLTYYVGSIARKITRQAKCSLLLLINPSIERLPCQHIVVNGLEDPKTEQTIATAFYVGSKLNSEKITVVEEIKQNEISVKVDDDKTLRKTQIVKERLRNRERSRINNIIENIPKAFTKNIVIKSQPIFGTQGYSIGHYAQIARADLLVMNAPTKMTFWDRLFPHDIEHILTELPTDVLIIQ, encoded by the coding sequence GTGACTAAAAAACCATTTCAAACTATAGGAATAGGCATAGCCTTTTCTCCAAACCTTAAAGCAAATTTATATGAAGCCGCACGACTAGCACTTTATTTTGATTGTAAATTGGTTATTATTCATGTTGGAAATGAATCTGAAGATAAAATAAAAACCCTAAAAAGTATTCTAAACACGTTTAAAAACGACCATTTAGATTATGAGGTAATTTTTAAAACAGGTAATCCTGTTGAAGTTATTTTAAGAGCTTCAATAGAAAAAGAAATAGACCTTCTAGTTATTGGTGCTGCTAAAAAAGAAAAGTTTTTAACTTATTATGTAGGCTCCATAGCTAGAAAAATTACGCGTCAAGCAAAATGTTCCTTATTATTATTAATTAATCCTTCAATAGAAAGATTACCTTGTCAACACATAGTGGTTAATGGTTTAGAAGACCCAAAAACCGAACAAACTATTGCTACAGCTTTTTATGTGGGTTCAAAATTAAATTCTGAAAAAATAACGGTAGTTGAAGAAATTAAACAAAATGAAATTTCTGTAAAGGTTGATGATGATAAAACACTTAGAAAAACTCAAATTGTAAAAGAAAGACTTAGAAACCGTGAGCGATCAAGAATAAACAATATCATTGAAAATATACCAAAAGCCTTTACTAAAAATATTGTAATAAAATCACAACCAATATTTGGTACTCAAGGTTATTCTATTGGGCATTACGCACAAATTGCAAGAGCAGATTTATTGGTGATGAATGCACCAACAAAAATGACCTTTTGGGATCGTTTATTTCCTCATGATATAGAACACATTTTAACCGAATTACCAACCGATGTTTTAATTATTCAATGA
- a CDS encoding sodium:proton antiporter has product MVELGGIIILGILAQWVAWKFKIPAILPLILIGLLVGPIAAEFLSEDGTKWIEPIWNGEEGLFPGESLFYFVSLAISIILFEGGLTLKMGEIKNVAPAITKLISIGSIVTFFAAGASAHYIFDLSWKISFLFSALIIVTGPTVITPILRNIPLKKDVSAVLKWEGILIDPIGALVAVLVFEFISVDAGGEFTKTAFIEFGKIVLFGATFGFTFAHGLNFILNKKLVPHYLMNVFTLATVLGVFVLSDVFAHESGLLAVVVMGMVLGNSKSPHLKDILYFKESLSVLLISILFILLAANINMEELYLIYSWNTAILFAIIVFVVRPLGVFLSTYGSSLKFNEKLFISWVGPRGIVAAGIASLFGLKLAKEGISGAEYITPLVFMIVLGTVLLNATTARLFAKIVGVFLTQSNGILIVGASKVSRLLGHYLESNGRHVVLIDSNQSNIAKAKDLGLEAISTNIYSDTLLDNIELNDVGYLMALTGSSDINKYAINKFSKQFGENGSFRLVTTDEMKDVSNNPKEGLFSHTDDYNTLSNVTRKYPSIQEIELKDKEHYDSLIEISNNDKEIIPLFIKNGDGELSIISSYNKNIDNLDNESQLVYLGKPFDVEVVANEEV; this is encoded by the coding sequence ATGGTAGAATTAGGAGGAATAATTATTTTAGGAATATTAGCACAATGGGTTGCATGGAAATTTAAAATTCCAGCTATTTTACCGCTAATACTTATTGGGCTTTTAGTTGGGCCTATTGCTGCAGAGTTTTTAAGCGAAGATGGCACAAAATGGATTGAACCAATTTGGAATGGAGAAGAAGGTTTATTTCCAGGAGAAAGCCTCTTTTACTTTGTTTCGCTGGCTATAAGTATTATTCTTTTTGAAGGTGGATTGACTTTAAAAATGGGAGAAATAAAAAATGTAGCACCTGCAATTACTAAATTAATCTCTATAGGTTCTATAGTTACTTTCTTTGCTGCCGGAGCTTCTGCACATTATATTTTTGATTTAAGTTGGAAGATTTCTTTTTTATTTTCTGCTTTAATAATTGTTACTGGTCCTACAGTAATAACACCAATTTTAAGAAATATCCCGTTAAAAAAAGACGTCTCGGCAGTATTAAAATGGGAAGGTATTTTAATAGATCCAATAGGTGCTTTAGTTGCCGTTTTAGTTTTTGAGTTTATTAGCGTTGATGCTGGTGGAGAATTTACAAAAACTGCATTTATAGAGTTTGGCAAAATTGTTCTTTTTGGTGCAACTTTTGGGTTTACATTTGCTCATGGACTTAATTTTATTTTAAACAAAAAATTGGTTCCTCATTATTTAATGAATGTATTTACTTTGGCTACAGTATTAGGTGTTTTTGTATTGTCAGATGTTTTTGCACACGAATCTGGATTATTAGCGGTTGTAGTTATGGGTATGGTTTTAGGAAACTCAAAATCGCCACACCTTAAAGATATTTTATACTTTAAAGAATCATTAAGTGTTTTATTAATTTCTATTTTATTTATACTGTTAGCAGCAAATATTAATATGGAGGAATTATACTTAATTTATAGTTGGAATACAGCTATTTTATTTGCCATAATTGTATTTGTTGTTAGGCCGTTAGGGGTGTTTTTAAGCACTTATGGCTCTAGTTTAAAATTTAACGAAAAGCTTTTTATAAGTTGGGTTGGCCCAAGAGGTATTGTAGCGGCAGGTATTGCTTCATTATTTGGTTTAAAGTTGGCTAAAGAGGGAATTAGTGGTGCAGAATATATTACACCATTAGTATTTATGATTGTTCTAGGAACTGTTTTGTTAAACGCAACCACTGCTAGATTATTTGCTAAAATTGTAGGCGTATTTTTAACACAGTCTAATGGTATTTTAATTGTTGGAGCCTCTAAAGTGTCTCGATTACTTGGTCACTATTTAGAGTCTAATGGAAGACATGTTGTTTTAATAGATAGCAATCAAAGTAATATTGCTAAAGCTAAAGATTTAGGGTTGGAAGCTATTTCTACTAACATTTATTCAGATACATTATTAGATAATATTGAATTAAATGATGTTGGCTATTTAATGGCTTTAACAGGAAGCTCAGACATTAATAAATATGCAATAAATAAATTTAGTAAACAATTTGGTGAAAATGGGTCTTTTAGGTTAGTGACTACAGATGAAATGAAAGATGTATCTAACAACCCAAAAGAAGGACTTTTTAGCCACACAGACGATTATAATACGCTTAGTAATGTAACTAGAAAATACCCAAGCATTCAAGAAATTGAATTAAAGGATAAAGAACATTACGATAGTTTAATTGAAATTTCTAATAATGATAAAGAAATAATTCCGTTATTTATTAAAAATGGAGATGGAGAATTAAGTATAATCTCATCGTACAATAAAAATATAGATAATTTAGATAATGAATCGCAATTGGTTTATTTAGGTAAACCATTTGATGTTGAAGTTGTAGCAAACGAAGAAGTTTAA
- a CDS encoding radical SAM protein — translation MPVRKYTYYDFTLSLCPECLRRVDAKIVFENDKVYMLKRCNEHGNSKVLIADDIEYYKNIRNYNKPSETPYKFNTKTHYGWPYDCGLCPDHEQHSCLTVVEVTDRCNLTCPTCYAGSSPTYGRHRTLEEIKTMLDTIVANEKEPDVVQISGGEPTIHPQFWEIMDYAKSLPIRHLMLNTNGIKIAKNLAFAERLKTYAPDFEIYLQFDSFENHVLRELRGADLNDIRKQAIKNLNTVNLSTTLVVTLQKELNDNEIGKIIDYALKQKSVRGVTLQPTQIAGRLDNFNPETDRMTLTEVRRKIMEQTSIFNSDDLIPVPCNPDALVMGYALKLEEEVFPLTRYINPTDLLDNSKNTIIYEQDEQLQDKMIELFSTGNSVEVAEENLKSIMCCLPNIDAPNLGYDNLFRVIIMQFIDAYNFDVRAIKKSCVHIVDKDNKIIPFETMNLFYRDDKKERLEELRNEI, via the coding sequence ATGCCCGTTAGAAAATATACGTATTACGATTTTACATTAAGTTTATGTCCTGAATGTTTGCGACGTGTTGATGCTAAAATAGTGTTTGAAAATGATAAGGTTTATATGCTTAAACGTTGTAACGAGCATGGTAATAGTAAGGTGCTTATAGCAGATGATATTGAGTATTACAAAAACATAAGAAACTATAACAAACCTAGTGAAACACCATACAAGTTTAATACTAAAACACACTATGGTTGGCCTTATGATTGCGGGCTTTGCCCAGACCACGAACAACATTCATGCTTAACCGTTGTAGAAGTTACAGACCGTTGTAATTTAACTTGCCCAACCTGCTATGCTGGATCTTCACCAACCTATGGAAGACATAGGACTCTAGAAGAAATTAAAACAATGCTGGATACTATTGTAGCTAATGAAAAAGAACCAGATGTTGTACAAATTTCTGGAGGAGAACCAACAATACATCCACAGTTTTGGGAAATTATGGACTATGCAAAGTCACTACCTATTAGGCATTTAATGCTAAATACAAACGGAATAAAAATTGCTAAAAATCTCGCTTTCGCAGAAAGACTAAAAACCTACGCTCCAGATTTTGAAATTTATTTACAATTTGATTCGTTTGAAAACCATGTACTACGTGAATTAAGAGGAGCAGATTTAAACGATATACGTAAACAAGCAATTAAAAATTTAAACACAGTAAATCTATCAACAACTTTAGTTGTAACGCTTCAAAAAGAATTAAATGATAACGAAATTGGAAAAATTATTGATTATGCTTTAAAACAAAAGTCTGTACGTGGTGTAACCTTACAACCAACACAAATTGCAGGAAGATTAGATAATTTTAATCCCGAGACAGATAGGATGACACTTACTGAGGTTAGAAGAAAGATAATGGAACAAACTTCAATTTTTAATAGTGACGACCTTATACCTGTACCATGCAATCCCGATGCTTTAGTTATGGGTTATGCGCTTAAATTAGAAGAAGAGGTATTTCCTTTAACGCGCTATATAAACCCTACAGATTTATTAGATAATAGTAAAAACACTATTATTTATGAGCAGGATGAACAGCTTCAAGATAAGATGATTGAGCTCTTTAGTACTGGAAATTCTGTAGAAGTTGCCGAAGAAAATTTAAAATCTATTATGTGTTGTCTTCCAAATATTGATGCACCAAACTTAGGTTATGACAACTTATTTAGAGTTATTATTATGCAGTTTATAGATGCTTATAATTTTGATGTTCGAGCTATAAAAAAATCGTGTGTTCACATTGTTGATAAAGACAATAAAATTATTCCGTTTGAGACTATGAATTTATTTTATCGTGATGATAAAAAAGAACGATTAGAAGAACTTAGAAATGAAATATAA
- the lepA gene encoding translation elongation factor 4, which yields MKNIRNFCIIAHIDHGKSTLADRLLDVTGSVTAREQQAQLLDSMDLERERGITIKSHAIQMDYTLNGEQYVLNLIDTPGHVDFSYEVSRSIAACEGALLIVDAAQSIQAQTISNLYLALENDLEIIPVLNKVDLPSANPEEVTDDIVDLLGCDPEEVIHASGKTGFGVENILKAIIERVPAPKGDPEAPLQALIFDSVYNTFRGIETYFRVFNGEIKKGQKIKFVATDKEYFADEVGTLKLNQVAKQSVKTGDVGYLITGIKAAKEVKVGDTITDFANPTTNIIEGFEDVKPMVFAGIYPVDTEDYEELRNSMEKLQLNDASLVFAPESSAALGFGFRCGFLGMLHMEIIQERLEREFDMTVITTVPNVSYYAYTNKEPDVPFIVNNPSDLPEPTMINRVEEPFIKATIITKSDFVGNVMSLCIEKRGMITNQTYLTPERVELTFDMPLAEIVFDFYDRLKTVSKGYASFDYSPIGMKTSKLVRLDVLLNAQPVDALSALIHADNAHTIGKKMTEKLKELIPRQQFDIPIQAAIGAKIIARETVKALRKDVTAKCYGGDISRKRKLLEKQKKGKKRMRQVGNVEIPQQAFMAVLKLND from the coding sequence ATGAAGAATATTAGAAATTTTTGCATTATTGCACATATTGACCACGGTAAAAGTACACTTGCAGACCGTTTACTTGACGTAACTGGATCTGTAACAGCGCGCGAGCAACAAGCGCAGCTTTTAGACAGTATGGATTTAGAACGTGAACGTGGTATTACTATTAAATCTCATGCCATACAAATGGATTATACATTAAATGGCGAACAATATGTTTTAAACTTAATTGACACTCCTGGTCACGTAGATTTTTCTTACGAAGTCTCTAGATCTATTGCGGCCTGCGAAGGCGCTTTATTAATTGTAGATGCTGCACAAAGTATACAAGCACAAACAATATCTAACTTATATTTAGCACTAGAAAATGATCTAGAAATTATTCCTGTACTTAATAAGGTAGATTTACCAAGTGCTAATCCAGAAGAAGTAACAGATGATATTGTAGACCTTTTAGGTTGTGATCCAGAAGAAGTTATTCATGCCAGTGGAAAAACTGGTTTTGGTGTAGAAAATATTTTAAAAGCGATTATTGAGCGTGTTCCTGCTCCAAAAGGAGATCCAGAAGCGCCTTTACAAGCCTTAATTTTCGACTCTGTTTATAATACTTTTAGAGGTATAGAAACTTACTTTAGAGTGTTTAATGGTGAAATTAAAAAAGGACAAAAAATTAAATTTGTCGCTACAGATAAAGAATATTTTGCAGACGAAGTTGGTACTTTAAAACTTAACCAAGTTGCAAAACAAAGTGTAAAAACTGGAGATGTTGGATACTTAATAACCGGTATTAAAGCAGCTAAAGAAGTAAAAGTAGGAGATACTATTACAGATTTTGCAAACCCAACAACAAATATAATTGAAGGTTTTGAAGATGTAAAACCAATGGTTTTTGCTGGTATTTATCCAGTAGACACAGAAGATTACGAGGAGCTAAGAAACTCTATGGAAAAGCTACAACTTAATGATGCATCATTAGTATTCGCTCCAGAAAGTTCTGCGGCTTTAGGGTTTGGTTTCCGTTGTGGATTTTTAGGAATGTTACACATGGAAATTATACAAGAACGTTTAGAACGTGAGTTTGACATGACAGTAATAACTACTGTACCAAACGTATCTTACTATGCTTATACAAACAAAGAACCAGATGTTCCTTTTATTGTAAATAACCCTAGTGATTTACCAGAACCAACCATGATAAATCGTGTTGAAGAGCCTTTTATTAAAGCTACAATAATTACAAAGTCAGATTTTGTTGGTAATGTAATGAGCTTGTGTATAGAAAAACGTGGTATGATTACTAATCAAACCTATTTAACACCAGAACGTGTTGAACTAACTTTCGATATGCCTTTAGCAGAAATTGTTTTCGATTTTTACGATAGATTAAAAACTGTTTCTAAAGGTTATGCTTCTTTCGATTATTCTCCAATAGGTATGAAAACATCAAAATTAGTACGTTTAGATGTGTTACTAAATGCACAACCTGTAGATGCGCTTTCTGCATTAATTCACGCAGATAATGCACATACAATTGGTAAAAAAATGACAGAGAAGTTGAAGGAATTAATACCTCGTCAACAATTCGATATTCCAATTCAAGCTGCTATTGGAGCAAAAATTATTGCTCGTGAAACTGTTAAAGCATTACGTAAAGATGTAACTGCAAAATGTTATGGTGGTGATATTTCACGTAAACGTAAGCTACTTGAAAAGCAGAAAAAAGGTAAAAAACGTATGCGCCAAGTTGGTAATGTAGAAATACCTCAACAAGCATTTATGGCTGTTTTAAAGCTTAATGATTAA
- a CDS encoding TonB-dependent receptor domain-containing protein yields the protein MANYIDLQMKGFFYTLFLITSLGNAQEFNITGNVVDENNEAVAYVNTVIYNANETDIITGSTTNEAGNFIIENISFGDFILKLSFIGYESISKKISVSKDLNIGTIVLKMSQESLGEITVNYKKPTVQIEPDRLIFDVKDTALTEGNLLDVLRNTPSVMVSGENITIKRSSPTIYINDKKVNLSGAEIIQLLENSPANSVKSIEAITSPGARYDASSGTVLNIVMDKNLITGYRGRVFGSYKQGVFPSYNGGVSNFFKKNKVSLSANYSYSKNKINRFNDGEINYLDNQNNLDELWKSKLNRNTWSENHNTNINFDYFINDNNTFSLSSNISITPYFKYRTKNQTRITDDNTSLLSSFVANTLSRDDKHNLGFDADYVSTFKNSSKLSVNAHYTNYDYTRAQNVNSQYYTNTGDLDFVTAFNTNSNQDIDIVSSKIDYSIPFNEETSLSVGVKGSFVNTNSDITRLDVINNQEELNSANIFDYSENVFAAYASLDQSFGDFNITTGLRLEQTNIEGESLGNINSQDYLKLFPTVLLNYQTTESISIYAKYKRTISRPSYQSLNPFEFYLNDNVIVSGNPNLQPSFNNKWDVGTIINDRHQVYITLTSTENNINELPIQNNETNIITYTPANIGKTTALGFSYESYFTVFDKLSLYFGTEVYNTIEKTQIENQAIKLDQWSNYTYLIGDISFLKDNSLSTSFSLTYSSKNLQGLIISKGQLFSDIAISKTIWNKKGTVSLIASDLFNKADYNTVTNYFNQRNSQITNLDNRYIKLGFSYKFGNRTLSSNEKNSYNKERNRIQNRD from the coding sequence TTGGCAAACTATATTGACTTACAAATGAAAGGTTTTTTTTATACGCTATTTTTAATCACCTCTTTAGGTAATGCACAAGAATTTAATATAACAGGTAATGTTGTTGATGAGAATAATGAAGCCGTTGCTTATGTTAACACCGTTATTTATAATGCAAACGAGACAGATATTATTACAGGATCAACCACCAATGAAGCGGGAAATTTTATTATTGAAAACATAAGTTTTGGTGACTTTATTTTAAAACTCTCTTTTATTGGTTACGAGTCTATATCTAAAAAAATAAGTGTATCAAAAGATTTAAATATAGGAACTATAGTTTTAAAAATGTCTCAGGAATCACTTGGTGAGATTACTGTTAATTATAAAAAACCTACTGTACAAATAGAACCAGACCGTTTAATTTTTGATGTAAAAGACACCGCTTTAACTGAAGGGAATTTACTTGATGTTTTACGTAATACACCTTCTGTTATGGTTTCTGGAGAAAATATAACTATAAAGCGATCGTCTCCAACAATTTATATTAACGATAAAAAGGTAAATTTATCTGGAGCAGAGATTATTCAGCTTTTAGAAAACTCACCTGCAAATAGTGTAAAGTCTATAGAAGCAATTACTTCTCCAGGAGCAAGATACGATGCCTCAAGTGGAACGGTATTAAATATTGTAATGGACAAAAACTTAATTACTGGATATAGAGGTCGTGTTTTTGGTAGTTATAAGCAAGGTGTTTTTCCTAGTTATAACGGAGGTGTTTCTAATTTTTTTAAAAAAAATAAAGTTAGTTTATCTGCTAATTATAGTTATTCGAAAAATAAAATTAATAGATTTAATGATGGTGAGATAAATTATTTAGACAATCAAAATAATCTTGATGAGCTATGGAAATCAAAACTCAATAGAAATACATGGTCTGAAAACCATAATACTAATATAAATTTCGATTATTTTATTAATGATAACAACACCTTTAGTTTATCTTCTAACATCTCAATAACACCATATTTTAAATATAGAACTAAAAACCAAACTAGAATTACAGATGATAATACTAGTTTATTATCAAGTTTTGTAGCAAATACATTATCTAGAGATGATAAGCATAATTTAGGCTTTGATGCAGACTATGTTAGTACATTTAAAAATAGCAGTAAACTTTCAGTAAATGCACATTATACTAATTACGACTATACTAGAGCACAAAATGTAAATAGCCAATATTATACAAATACTGGTGATCTTGATTTTGTAACAGCTTTTAACACAAATTCTAATCAAGATATTGATATTGTTTCGTCTAAAATAGATTATAGTATTCCATTTAATGAAGAAACTTCTTTATCTGTTGGTGTAAAAGGTTCGTTTGTAAATACAAATAGTGACATAACCAGATTAGATGTTATAAACAATCAAGAAGAATTAAATAGCGCTAATATATTTGATTATTCTGAAAATGTTTTTGCAGCCTATGCTAGCCTAGACCAAAGTTTTGGTGATTTTAATATAACAACGGGTTTACGTTTAGAGCAAACCAATATTGAAGGAGAATCTCTAGGGAATATAAACTCTCAAGATTATTTAAAGCTTTTTCCAACAGTTTTATTAAACTATCAAACCACAGAATCTATTTCTATTTATGCTAAATATAAAAGAACTATATCAAGACCTAGTTATCAATCTCTAAATCCTTTTGAGTTTTATTTAAATGATAATGTAATAGTTTCTGGTAATCCAAATTTACAACCATCATTTAATAACAAATGGGATGTTGGTACCATAATAAATGATAGGCATCAAGTATATATTACTTTAACGAGTACAGAAAATAATATTAACGAGTTACCAATTCAAAATAACGAGACAAATATTATTACTTATACACCAGCAAATATTGGAAAAACAACAGCTTTAGGTTTTAGTTACGAAAGCTATTTTACAGTTTTCGATAAGTTATCGTTATATTTTGGTACAGAAGTTTATAATACTATAGAAAAAACACAAATTGAAAATCAAGCCATAAAGCTAGACCAATGGTCTAATTACACCTATTTAATAGGAGATATTAGTTTTTTAAAAGACAATAGCTTATCAACATCATTTTCTCTAACATATTCTAGTAAAAACTTGCAAGGACTTATAATTTCTAAAGGGCAACTTTTTTCAGACATTGCAATTTCAAAAACCATTTGGAACAAAAAAGGAACGGTGTCTTTAATAGCCTCAGATTTATTTAATAAAGCCGATTATAATACTGTTACAAACTATTTTAATCAACGAAATTCTCAAATTACTAACTTAGATAACCGTTATATAAAACTGGGTTTTAGTTATAAATTTGGAAATAGAACATTAAGTTCTAACGAAAAAAATAGTTATAATAAAGAGCGAAATAGAATTCAAAATAGAGATTAA
- a CDS encoding prolipoprotein diacylglyceryl transferase family protein produces MIIPFEPEVLGYYINIHLVLEYLAFFIAFRYYVYLRKHSIDVISGGNRLSIILGAAIGALIGSRLVGLLENPFVEWTQANILNILNTKTIMGGLFGGLLGVELAKKSIGETHSSGDLFVFPIILGIFIGRIGCFLSGVKEFTYGKETTSIFGMDLGDGILRHPTALYELFFLLILFFSLNYFQNKATLKNGELFKIFMLSYFGFRFYIEFLKPNVFYVLGLSTIQILCVICWLYYYRFILKIIKNAR; encoded by the coding sequence GTGATAATTCCTTTCGAACCTGAAGTTTTAGGGTACTACATAAACATACATCTTGTTTTAGAGTACTTAGCCTTTTTTATTGCCTTTCGATATTATGTTTATTTAAGAAAACATAGTATTGATGTTATTTCTGGAGGTAATAGATTGTCTATAATATTAGGTGCTGCTATTGGTGCTTTAATTGGTTCTCGATTAGTTGGTTTATTAGAAAACCCGTTTGTAGAATGGACTCAAGCAAATATTTTAAATATTCTAAACACTAAAACCATAATGGGTGGATTGTTTGGAGGATTACTTGGTGTAGAGTTAGCTAAAAAAAGTATTGGCGAAACACACTCTTCGGGAGATTTGTTTGTTTTCCCTATTATTTTAGGCATCTTTATTGGTCGTATTGGGTGCTTTCTTTCTGGTGTAAAGGAGTTTACTTACGGTAAAGAAACCACATCTATTTTCGGGATGGATTTAGGCGATGGTATACTTCGCCATCCAACAGCTTTATATGAGTTGTTTTTTTTACTAATCTTATTTTTTAGCTTAAATTACTTTCAAAACAAGGCAACATTAAAAAATGGAGAACTTTTTAAAATATTTATGCTTTCTTACTTTGGCTTCCGTTTTTATATTGAGTTTTTAAAACCAAATGTGTTTTATGTGTTGGGACTAAGTACCATTCAAATATTATGTGTAATTTGTTGGTTATACTATTACCGTTTCATTTTAAAAATCATAAAAAATGCCCGTTAG